ACCAGGCGTTCCGGCCCGAGTTCCCGGGCGAGGATTCGTTCGGCGGGCAGATCGTCCACCCGCAGTTCTGGCCCTCCGACCTCGACTACACCGGCAAGCGCGTGGTGGTCATCGGCAGTGGCGCGACCGCGATCACCCTGGTCCCGTCCATGGCGCCGCTCGCGGAGCACGTCACGATGCTGCAGCGCTCCCCGTCGTACATCATGCCGGTGCCGGCGGCCGACCCCGTGGCGTCGCCGCTGACCAGGCTGCACGTGCCCTCGGCCCTGATCTACCGGTCCGGCCGCCTGCGCAACATCGTGCTGCAGCAGGCGCTCTACAAGATCTGCCGCTCGCAGCCGAAGCTGGCGCGCAAGGTCCTGCTCGGCATGGTCCGCGCCCAGCTGCGCGGCACGGTGGACATGAAGCACTTCACCCCGTCGTACAACCCGTGGGACGAGCGGCTGTGCGTGGTGCCCAACGGCGACCTGTTCCGCGTGCTGCGCCGCGGCGAGGCGAGCATCGTCACCGACCACATCGAGACGTTCACCGCGACCGGCATCCGCACCCGCTCGGGTGAGGAGATCCCGGCCGACATCGTCGTCTCCGCCACCGGCCTGCAGATCCAGCTCGCCGGCGGCGCTGCGATCGAGATCGACGGCGAGGCGATCAGCACCCACGACCGCATGCTCTACAAGGGCGTCCTGATGGAGGGCGTGCCCAACGCGATGTTCGTGATCGGCTACACCAACGCGTCGTGGACGCTGAAGGCCGACCTGGCCAGCACGTACTTCTCCCGCCTGATCAAGCACATGGACGAGCGCGGTCACACCACCGTGGTCCCGCTCGCGAGCCCCGAGGACCACGACACCACGTCGGTCATGGGCGACTCGATGCGCTCCGGATACATCCAGCGCGGTGACGCCGTGATGCCCCGACAGGGCAAGCGTGCGCCGTGGCGGATCTTCAACGACTACTTCAAGGACGCCCCGCTCCTGCGGCGTGGCGCCATCGACGACTCTGCGTTGCTGTTCGGCAGCGAGTCGTCCGCCATCGACCGGATCCCTGCCGCAGCCGCGGCCGTCTGAGGAGGACGCATGACCATCGAGCAGACCTACGACGAGGCCCTGAAGACCCTTTCCGAGGGTTCGGTGCGCCTGCACTTCGACGCCTTCGAGGACATCGACTGGGACAACCCGGCCAACGTCATCGACCCTGCGGCCGACTGCTGGATCCTCCCGACGGCCCACCCGCTGGGTGGCCACGCCTGGTACCAGGGCCTGTCCGAGGAGCGCCAGAAGGAGATCGGCTTCTGGATGATCGGCCAGATGATGAAGGTCGGCCTCGAGTTCGAGAACCTCCTCATCCGCGGCCTCATGCAGTACGTCTACAACCTGCCCAACGGCTCCCCGGAGTACCGCTACGTGACCCACGAGGCGACCGAGGAGACCCACCACACCCAGATGTTCCAGGAGTACGTCAACCGGGCCGGCGTCAACCCCCCGGGCATGCGCCGCTGGACCAAGACGATGCCGCTCCAGATGCTGATCCCGTCCTTCGCGACGCTCTTCCCGGAGTTCTTCTTCACGCTCGTGCTCGGCGGCGAGGAGCCGATCGACCACGCGCAGAAGATGATCCTGCGCAGCGGCTGGGAGATGCACCCGCTGGTGAAGCGGATCGTGTCGATCCACGTCGCCGAGGAGGCGCGTCACATCTCGTTCGCGCACCGCTACCTCACCGAGCGGGCCGACGACATGGGCGCCATCCGCAAGGGCCTTCTCGGTGTCCTCACGCCGGTCGTCTACCGCCTCATGTGCGACATGATCCTGACCCCGCAGCGGTCCTCCTACCGCGAGCTCGGCATCCCGCGCTCCGTCATCAAGGACGTGTACTGGAAGAGCCCGCAGGGCACCGAGCTGCTCTCCGAGACCTTCTCCGACCTGCGGATGCTGGCCGAGAACATCGGCGTCCGCAACCGGGTCACCCGCCCGCTGTGGAAGCTGCTCGGCATCGATGGTCGCCCGGCTCGCTTCCGCGGTGAGGTCCACGAGCGCGGCGGCCACAGCCACGGCGCGAGCACCAAGGTGGCCTGAGTGCCGTACGTCGTCACCCAGTCCTGCTGCAGCGACGCCGCGTGCGTCGTCGCGTGCCCGGTCAACGCGATCCATCCGACGCCTGGTGAGCCCGGATTCGCGACCGCGGAGATGCTCTACGTCGACCCGGTCGCCTGCGTCGACTGCGGTGCGTGCGCGACGGCCTGCCCGGCCGCCGCGCTCCAGCCGCACACCAAGCTCACCGATGCGCAGCTGCCGTTCATCGAGATCAACGCCGCGTACTACAAGGAGAATC
This genomic interval from Nocardioides cavernaquae contains the following:
- a CDS encoding AurF N-oxygenase family protein, whose translation is MTIEQTYDEALKTLSEGSVRLHFDAFEDIDWDNPANVIDPAADCWILPTAHPLGGHAWYQGLSEERQKEIGFWMIGQMMKVGLEFENLLIRGLMQYVYNLPNGSPEYRYVTHEATEETHHTQMFQEYVNRAGVNPPGMRRWTKTMPLQMLIPSFATLFPEFFFTLVLGGEEPIDHAQKMILRSGWEMHPLVKRIVSIHVAEEARHISFAHRYLTERADDMGAIRKGLLGVLTPVVYRLMCDMILTPQRSSYRELGIPRSVIKDVYWKSPQGTELLSETFSDLRMLAENIGVRNRVTRPLWKLLGIDGRPARFRGEVHERGGHSHGASTKVA
- a CDS encoding flavin-containing monooxygenase, whose protein sequence is MTENRHLDVLIIGAGVSGIGAACHLIREETGASFAILERRAAIGGTWDLFTYPGIRSDSDMLTFGYGFRPWVGTDVLADGPSIKQYVADTAAEFGVTEHIHFGRHVTRVNWSSADNLWTVEAVVDGAAEVWTARFLIGATGYYNYDQAFRPEFPGEDSFGGQIVHPQFWPSDLDYTGKRVVVIGSGATAITLVPSMAPLAEHVTMLQRSPSYIMPVPAADPVASPLTRLHVPSALIYRSGRLRNIVLQQALYKICRSQPKLARKVLLGMVRAQLRGTVDMKHFTPSYNPWDERLCVVPNGDLFRVLRRGEASIVTDHIETFTATGIRTRSGEEIPADIVVSATGLQIQLAGGAAIEIDGEAISTHDRMLYKGVLMEGVPNAMFVIGYTNASWTLKADLASTYFSRLIKHMDERGHTTVVPLASPEDHDTTSVMGDSMRSGYIQRGDAVMPRQGKRAPWRIFNDYFKDAPLLRRGAIDDSALLFGSESSAIDRIPAAAAAV